In the Halopiger aswanensis genome, GGGTCCATCCCGAGCGCAGCGTCGTCTGTCGTTCCGTCGTAGTCGGCCGACACGCTTCGAGCGTGTCATTCCCACCGAGCCAGACGACGGCACCGCGGACGACCGCCCGGATCCCGGCCAGCGGGTGCTGGAGCCAATCGATGACCCCGGACGGTCCCGGGAGGCCGGTCCGGGGGCACGGCACGACCGGCAGCGGGCGCGTCGGCAGGTGCTGGAGCCGCCAGATCCGGCCATCGGACTTGTCTCCGTCCAGTATCTCCAGGGCCGCCCCGAGGTCGTCGACCGCCACCTTTCCATCGACAGTGTCGTAATCCGTACGGAAGTCGCGCGTCTCGTGGTTGTCGGCCACCAGCAACGCCGTGTTCCCGCCGAACGGGGCCCCGAAGAGGTGGTATGCCGCGTCGCGGAGCGGACGATGATGGGACAGCCGAGACTGGGCGTGAGCGACCGCCGCCCGGAGTTGCGCTTCGGACAGGCGATCAAACGCCGCCTCTGTGACCGCTATCGCCTGTCGACGACCCAGAACGCCTGCAAGCGGGCGGACGCACACGCCTGGATCGTCCACGACGATAACCGGCGGGAGCGGCCGGTCAGTCTCCAACGTGACGTCGATCGCGGTCCCGCGGCGGCGCAGTCGCCAGGTTCCGACGCTGGCGACGACGGCCGACGCTGCGGTCGCTCCCATGCCGATCGCCAGCGGGACCAGCCCCAGGCCGAGGAGGACGACCGAGAGCGTCCACTTTGGACCGGAAACCCCAGTCCAGACCGCCGCCAGCAGCGACTGTGCTGCCTCCGTCGACGACCAACTCGAATCATAAAGATCTGGAAGTAGCCACTCGGCACCGGCGACGAGACCATCCGGGAGGACTGTCCCACCGCCGACTGCCGCAGTGACGAGCGCGATCGCCACGACGCCGAAGAGGGTCGCGGTCACGCTCGCCACGGCGACCGTTCCGCGGACGAGCCCCCGAATCCATCCGCTCGTGAGACCGTTTGCACCTACGTCTTCGAGTGCATCGAGGCGATGGCGGAACCGATCGGCCCTCGAGAGATGACTGGTCACGAGCGCCAGCGCGACGACCCCGACGACGACCGCCGTCGCGCTGCGAGTAAGCACGGCGAGATTCTCGACCTCGGCGCCCGGAGCGGTCGTGAGGCTATCGTCACTTAGAATGACGTCGTCGAGCGTGATGAGGAACTCGCCGCCGGCGCCCACGAGTCCGTACACGAGGATGGCGATCCACAGCGACATGGTGACCCACATGACGGTCTTCAGCCAGTACAAGGCTGGACGGCCGCCGTTGACGTTCGCGTAGGGAATCACGTCCATCAACAGCACCTGCGTCAGGAAGATTGCGACGAACAACGCCACCCCGATTCCGAACAGTGGCTGGTCGACCGGGAGGAGATCAATTGCAAACCTGAGTACGTCGGCTCCGACCGCAACGGCCGTCACGAGCGTCGGCGGTCGGAGTTCGATCGTGTCGGACGATCGCGCGCCCGAAACTGGTTCGCGCATCGATGGGCCGTACAGCCCAGCAAGTACCAGCCCCCCGAACAGCCACGTCTGGTCACCGGTCAAGAGGGACCAGGCGGTGCTCAGGACGACGAGATAAACGAGAAACCGTAGTCGGTCCGGTACTGATCGAACGACCCGAACCCGGTGGTCTCCGTCACCTTCACCTGACTCGATCGCGGCGCGTTCGGTGTAGAGACCGACGGCCCGCTGGCGAATCCAGTCCCCGTCCTCGGACCGGTCGAACGCCGCGTCGAGTGCAGAGCGAAGCGTCTCCTCATCCCCGTCGAACAGCCAGACGCGCTCGAACGTGTCCATCCTCTCGTTCCCCTGGGTCCTCGAGCGGCGGTACTGACCGCCGGCAGCCGTCTCGGATAGCCGGTACTGTCACACCGGTATCAAAAAAATGTTGAGGGTCCGGAAATCGCCCTCCGTGACGTGTCCCCGCTCCGGTGTCAAGCGAGCACTTCTATACCCGTGATCGCCGGGGACAGTTTCCGAAATGTGAAGCAATCCGTCTCCCGTTTCATTCCAAACGGCGCTGGTTGATCTAGGAACAACGGGCACGCGTATCAAGAACTAAGCCCTCGATCTGAGAAGGTCCACGCATGTCGACCGCGCGAGGGGGATCCGACTCGCCCGACACCGATCGATCGGGAGAGCGGAGATCTACGATCGGCGCGTTCTTCCGCGCGACCTACGACTGTGACGCGCTCCCACGGGCGGTCGTTCGGGAACTCACCCAGCGAGCGGGACACAACCCTGTCGGGCAGGATGGTGAGCGACGCTGGCGGATCGATCACTCGTTTGGCCTCTACCAGATCCACGTGACCTACGACCTGAGTGCGGGCACGGTGACGGTCTTGCGGAGGATCCATCTTCTAGTCCGATTCGCGATCGCGCTCCTGGTCGCTGCGGTGGGGTTCGGAATCGTCCTCGAGTGGCGGATCGGGCTGAACGGTGGGCTGCTCGGCGGCGTAATCCTCGCCTTACTACTGTCCGATCTCGCGACTGTCCCGTCCCTGGAGTCGGCGACGCTCCGCTCGTTTGGCCTCGCTCCCGGTTACTACCTGGTACTGGGGGCGATGCTGGCCGCGGCCGCGGCGTCGCCGGACGTTCAGTGGTGGTTCACCGGCGGCCTGGGAGTTGTGATCGGCCTGCTGCTAGCGGTCCAGTACGCTCGCGGGGCGTCATTTCCGCTCCTCTCGTTCCCGACCCCAGACCGTGCACCGGCCCAGCTCCGGATCGTACTCGTTGGGTTCGCCGTCCCGATCACCGTCATCTTGCTTCTCACGCCGGTTACTGCGCTGTGGGCGCTCGTTCCAGGCACCCTGGCGTTCGTGCTCTCGATCGGTGGCTGTGCGTACGCGACGGTCCTCCTCGGGTTCGCCTGTCGTCTGCAGATCAAGGACCTGGAGCGGAGCGAGTTCGCGGTGTTTCCTTCTGACGCCGAACGCTACCTGTTTCTGCTTACGTACCTGGCCCTGAACTTGCTGCTGGTGCGGGAACTCCTGTGGGGAGTCAACCTGGTGAGCGCCGCAGTCCTCGACGTAGCCGTCCTCGACGGCTACGAACTCGCCGGTGCCGCGACGGACCTCGTCGATATCGTCCGGAGACAGATCGGGGTCGCCGTCACGATTGGTGGCCGGACGATCGATCCAGTGTCGGGGATCGCCGTCGCAGCGCCGTTCGCGCCGCTCATCGCGGTGGTCGGCTGCTGGTGCGTGTTCGTCGGTCACGCGATCAGTTCCCGGCTGCGAACGGGTGCAGCCCGTGAATTCGTCTGGACCGCTCCCGACGGCACGGCCGTTCCAGTCCGGGTCGTCGAGGATGATCAGCCGTACGCCGGCGTCAAGGGACGGGTCTTCGGATTCCAGCCATACGTCGTCGTCTCGTCACCGATCGTCGACACGTTCGACGAGGCCGAACGCGACGCGGTGCTCGCACACGAACTCTATCACCTGCGGAACCGCGATCCCGTCGTCAACGCGGTCGCGACCGCGACGGCTCTGTTCCTGTTCGGTGGCCGGAACGCGTTTCTCGTCTTCTACGAGTATCCCCGAATCGAGCGCGAGGCCGACTCGTTCGCTGTCGAGTTGACGAGTGCGCGAGCGGTACGCGACGCCCTCGAACGGATCTGGGACTGGCAGGCCCGATCGACGATCGCCGGTCGACGTCAAGGAACCGGTCCTCATCCGGCGGCGACGGCCGCCAGCAACGGCAAGCGGCGGACTCGGTGGATCGAGCGGCTTCCGGGCGGGACACGGCTCCACACCTGGATCAGTGACGCCGGCCGGGACCTCGGAGCGTTCTACCGGCTATTCTACGGCGACGTTCTGCTTGGGAACGCGCACCCGGCGCTCTCCGAGCGGATTGAACAGCTCCGTCATGAGGAGGCCGCGGGACCGGTGGATTCAGAGTGAGCGACGAGGCGCAAGGATGTCCATCGATCCATCCACGGTAGACTCGAGTGCTGGAGCCGTAAGCGGGAGTTTTTTCTACCGATAGGAGTATCATAGGGGCACATGTCACCACCGACGGCAGGGGACGACGGGGAGATCCCCTGGGCGTACGTCGCTCCCGCCACGGTCCAGGAGGAGGAGCCACAGATCTCGGTGCCAGACGAGATCGTCGAAGCTGGGATCGTTACACCCGGCGAGTCGGCCGTCTGGTCTTACGAAGACACGACGGGCGTGCTCATCGTCTCGAACCAGGAACTGGAGATGGACGCGTACGTGCGGATCGGCGAGATGACGGTCCAGCAGCACCAGAACGTTGTCCGCTTCCCCGCTCCGATTCAGGTAAACCCACAACTGGTCCGGGACCAGATCCTCCAACAGCACGTTCACGACGACGCGATCGTCGAACCGGGCGAACGGTACCACTTCGTCTACCGGATGGACGGCATGGCGAGCGGGGAGACGCGGTCGTGCTATCTCTTCACCGATCAGCAGGTCATCGAACACCTCCCGGATCCGACGGACTGGAGCAAAACGTTCGCCGAGGTCCCGCACTTCTACTGAGCGGCCCCCGCCGGCGCCGCGATAAGTGTTGCCCCGGTCTATTCTCGCGTGGGATCGACGTCACCTTTCCCAGCGTCGATCGGGAAGGCACGACCGGTCGACCGGGCGGGCGGTCGGCACCTGATCATGACTGAACGCGACACACCGTCACCGGAGCGCATCGAACGGGTCGTGGAATCGATCACGAGTGAGGCGGCGTGGGTCCGGGAACCGTCGGCGCTCTCGCCGGCGGAGGCCGTCGCAACCGCGGCGTCCGATTCGACGGACCGGGCAGAACTGTTCTTCACGCACAGGTGTACGCAGGCCCGACTCGAACTCGTGGCACCCTCGAGAACGTCGGACGGGGTCTGTGATCTGCTCGTTCGACAACCCCTTGATCCAGGACTCCGGGCCACGGACGGCGACTTTCTGGCGGAACTCGAACGGGCACACGCGACGATCGCACGTCGGAACGCACATGAGTTCACAGAGCCGGTCGAGGATCAATCGATGCTCCTCCGCGCGACCGTCCCCCGGCGATTCGAACCGGACGAGGTAGACGCGTTGCTCGCCAGCATCGGCATGACGGTCGCTCAAGTCGACGACCTCCACGAGCGGATTCGCCGTCCCGTCGAACAGATCGTCTCCGAGACCGAGCATCCGTCGCGATCGTGACCGCTGCGGGGGCTGCCGTCGGTTGATGCGTCGCTAGTGCCGCTTGATCAGATGCGTGGCGTCCGGAATTCTTGTGCGGCTGCCTCGACGGCGCTTCCGTCCTCACCGTGCCCACCGTTGGCCACGTCGATGGATCCACGAATCGGACTGCTCCGTTCGCGGAGGTCGTCTCCAAGCGATTCGAGGCTCTCCCGGTTCCCGCTGAGGTACTCCTCGACCGCGGTCGCTGTCTCGTCGTATTCGCCCGTCAGGTCGGAGAGCTGCGAGACGCACTGGTCGGGATCAGCGTACCGCTCGGCCAGTTCGTCGACGTTGTACCGGAGATTCGGATTGGCCGACGCGATCGGACCGGTCCAGGGAGCCGACCCGCCGTCGCCCGTCGATGCTGGTCGATTACTCGTGTCGTCCGACGGGCTGGTGCGCGACTGATCACGGTCATGACCGGTTTCCGTGTCGAGCGCCGTTAGCCGGTCCCCCGCTTCGCGGTGATCGATGTCGGAAGTGTGAGTGAGCACATCGTGACTGAAGGATCGGAAAACAAATGAACAAATTTAGAGTGTATAGATAGAATATATGGAATTATATCTAGGAAGAATTGCTGTATATTGAGGGTGGATGGATCCTACGTCACGTCGGACTCCCAAAATATTTATATATAGTCACACAACGGCTGCGATCAGACGGCTGAGAAGGGCTGGATCGGGGAGGCAGGACGGCGCTTACCGGGATTTCGTCGTGGACCGACGGGTCGCCAGGTATCGATCCACGATCCGTTGACGGCTCTTCACGGGTTGCAGCGGATCAAGGCGGCCCCACCCTGCAGTGGATCCACATCATTTGGATGCTCTATACCGTATAGCTATATTCTCTACCTACTCGGGATACAGCTACTGACTCTGGCAAACCAAGCGATGACTCCAACCGG is a window encoding:
- a CDS encoding M48 family metalloprotease, with translation MDTFERVWLFDGDEETLRSALDAAFDRSEDGDWIRQRAVGLYTERAAIESGEGDGDHRVRVVRSVPDRLRFLVYLVVLSTAWSLLTGDQTWLFGGLVLAGLYGPSMREPVSGARSSDTIELRPPTLVTAVAVGADVLRFAIDLLPVDQPLFGIGVALFVAIFLTQVLLMDVIPYANVNGGRPALYWLKTVMWVTMSLWIAILVYGLVGAGGEFLITLDDVILSDDSLTTAPGAEVENLAVLTRSATAVVVGVVALALVTSHLSRADRFRHRLDALEDVGANGLTSGWIRGLVRGTVAVASVTATLFGVVAIALVTAAVGGGTVLPDGLVAGAEWLLPDLYDSSWSSTEAAQSLLAAVWTGVSGPKWTLSVVLLGLGLVPLAIGMGATAASAVVASVGTWRLRRRGTAIDVTLETDRPLPPVIVVDDPGVCVRPLAGVLGRRQAIAVTEAAFDRLSEAQLRAAVAHAQSRLSHHRPLRDAAYHLFGAPFGGNTALLVADNHETRDFRTDYDTVDGKVAVDDLGAALEILDGDKSDGRIWRLQHLPTRPLPVVPCPRTGLPGPSGVIDWLQHPLAGIRAVVRGAVVWLGGNDTLEACRPTTTERQTTLRSGWTPEEDTPALGARDGPDGQPSALIRESEAVYKLVPRAVQDRLARLDEGYDLVREGNTAYWTSGQHWLRYDWSLEPARERNGYRIRQQISAPQGLQVWVFLFPVQVFVLLLAARVYAEFVIGLDLAAFLSDPTRPTVLALFAVPLVLMWLTGVAIVAGLRVYQLALVVYRAPDPLVADRQRAATYASYNPAWLLYLLLLALLGSAPFAVVADIGTVLRLLVGWTAVLCLLATGALTRIIDLPVIVRRRAPFGIQFPPLGRRALFAQAVLVLPTAVIAALIVLAPGPLPLAWAFDLIIAALVATLGVSIYRTLDAEWLQLGYYDFTRNPASDHSRVGADLVVAGNVLLSSVAVAALLVIWTPLGGPNDIGLSIAPLVASAIILYLPAGSVHQLYLFRTFVDDVRANHESYQLDSVAFDPDYPVWTYTGTDSMASFALYTRSTRAIVLSQSLVEATTMEQQAAIVAHEQAHFEHGDARLSYWLRVVGSALLVGQDVLFELVDFHDREFEADQYAATRVGTDQLASALERLQALERERDGRALVSSTGTNFVSTEDLDAAEDVLSRKFQVFHGGYALAEAHPTIDERLRALRE
- a CDS encoding M56 family metallopeptidase; translated protein: MSTARGGSDSPDTDRSGERRSTIGAFFRATYDCDALPRAVVRELTQRAGHNPVGQDGERRWRIDHSFGLYQIHVTYDLSAGTVTVLRRIHLLVRFAIALLVAAVGFGIVLEWRIGLNGGLLGGVILALLLSDLATVPSLESATLRSFGLAPGYYLVLGAMLAAAAASPDVQWWFTGGLGVVIGLLLAVQYARGASFPLLSFPTPDRAPAQLRIVLVGFAVPITVILLLTPVTALWALVPGTLAFVLSIGGCAYATVLLGFACRLQIKDLERSEFAVFPSDAERYLFLLTYLALNLLLVRELLWGVNLVSAAVLDVAVLDGYELAGAATDLVDIVRRQIGVAVTIGGRTIDPVSGIAVAAPFAPLIAVVGCWCVFVGHAISSRLRTGAAREFVWTAPDGTAVPVRVVEDDQPYAGVKGRVFGFQPYVVVSSPIVDTFDEAERDAVLAHELYHLRNRDPVVNAVATATALFLFGGRNAFLVFYEYPRIEREADSFAVELTSARAVRDALERIWDWQARSTIAGRRQGTGPHPAATAASNGKRRTRWIERLPGGTRLHTWISDAGRDLGAFYRLFYGDVLLGNAHPALSERIEQLRHEEAAGPVDSE